A stretch of DNA from Methylosinus sp. LW4:
GGCGAGAGCTGCGGCGCTTGCGCGATTTGCTGGCGCAAATCCGGCGAGGCGTTGAGCAGCGCGAAATCGACCCCATTGGCGCTGACCGCGAGCGAGGATTGCGTGCGCGCCGAAAAGCCGGGCTTGCCCTCGCGCACGGCGCGGCAATTGGCGCAATTGCAGTTCCATTGCGGGAAGCCGCCGCCGGCGCCCGATCCGAGTATCTTGATGAACATGACGCGATCCGCGACGGCGCCGTTTTTTAAAGGCGCGGTCTCTCCTCTCGAGCCGACGTTCTAGAGCGAAACCGCTTCTCCTCGAAGCGCTGTTTCGCTCCCCTCCCGATTTTGCCGCTTTTTCCCATGGCGCATGGCCATGGACGGCTTGTTTTCGCAGGCACTATGTCGGCGCGCGCGGCGGCGCGCAAGCGCCACTTTGTCGCGCCGCTCGAGCCGCCGCGTCAGGCCGGCCGCGCCTTCTCCGCCGCTCTCTCCGCCTCCTGCCGCTCCAGCTCCTTGTAGCGCTTCACGCCGAAGGGGATGGCGGCGAGATAGGCGAGGCTCGCCAGCACCAGCGTCTCCATCGGATAGATGGCGAGCAGCAGCGCCGTCACGCCGACGCAGAACAGCACGAGAATGACATATTCGCGCGGGATGCGGCCGATGCGCTTGCCGGAGAGATGCGGAATGCGGCTCGCCATCAGAAAGGCGATGGCCAGCACATAGATGATGAAGAGCGGAACCAGCGCCTTGGAGCCGGGCAGATCGACCACCGAGAGGTTGAGATAGAGCGGCAGCAGCACGGTCACGGCGCCGGCGGGCGCCGGCATGCCGACGAAGAAATCCGAATGCCAGGCCGGGCGTCCCGGATCGTCCACGGTGACGTTGAAGCGGGCGAGGCGCAGCGCGCCGGCGATGGCGAAGACGAGCGCCGCGAACCAGCCGAGCCCTTTGATCTCGTGAAGCGACCAGAGATAGAGCAGAAGCGCCGGCGCGACGCCGAAATCGACGAAATCGGCGAGCGAATCGAGCTCCGCGCCGAAGCGCGACGTGCCTTTGAGCGCGCG
This window harbors:
- the pssA gene encoding CDP-diacylglycerol--serine O-phosphatidyltransferase; protein product: MTEPSSFDAGPEGRDAQLSPSERRRLRFRNIPIRVVLPNLVTLLALSMGLTAIRYATEGKFDTAVTAVIAAAVLDGLDGRIARALKGTSRFGAELDSLADFVDFGVAPALLLYLWSLHEIKGLGWFAALVFAIAGALRLARFNVTVDDPGRPAWHSDFFVGMPAPAGAVTVLLPLYLNLSVVDLPGSKALVPLFIIYVLAIAFLMASRIPHLSGKRIGRIPREYVILVLFCVGVTALLLAIYPMETLVLASLAYLAAIPFGVKRYKELERQEAERAAEKARPA